The following DNA comes from Amycolatopsis solani.
GCCCGTCCCGGGCTGGATCCGCTACCGCTGGCGGCCGTACTGAGGATGACTTTGGAGCACCGGTTGCGTGGCGCGCGAGGGTCCGGCCTGCTTTTGGCCGGACCAGTGACTTTCACGAGAAAGTACGTAGCCCCGTAAAGTATGCGGCATGGGAGATGGTTCGGTCCGGAGGTCCTCGTCGGTCGAGGACTACGTCCGGGTGATCTACGGCCTGGTCGAGCGGGGTGAGGCGGTCACCAACACGTCGCTCGCCGGCCGGCTGGAGGTCAGCCCGTCCTCGGCGTCGGGGATGGTCACGAAGCTGTCCCAGCTCGGCCTGGTCACGCACGTGCCGTACCGCGGCATCGAGCTGACCGCCGACGGCAGACTGCTCGCGCGCTCGGTGCTGCGACGGCACCGGCTGATCGAGACGTACCTGGTCTCGGAGCTCGGCTACACGTGGGACGAGGTCCACGCGGAGGCGGACGCGCTGGAGCACGCGGTGTCGGACCGCCTGGTCGAGCGCATCGCGGCCAAGCTCGGCAACCCGGTCCGCGACCCCCACGGCGACCCGATCCCGGCCCCCGACGGAAGCGTGGAGGAACTGCCGGTCCGCATCTTGGACGACTTGCCGCCGGGCGCGGTCGGCGAGATCGTCCGGGTCTGGGACACGGACCCGGAGCTGCTGCGGTACCTCACGGAACACGCGATCAACCTGGGCGAACGCATCGAGGTGGTGGAGCGCCAGCCGTTCGGCGGCCCGATGGTGGTGAAGGTGGGTTCACCCCCGGACGCGGCTACGCACGCGATCGGCAAGGAGATCGCGCAGGCGCTGTCGGTCACCCTGCGCTGACGGGCGTACGCGCGGGTGACGTCGTGAAGCGGATGTGGTGACGACCCGCCCCCGCGACCATGGCCGCATGAAACCCTTCCGCTTCGGCGTCGTCGCCGGGTTCGCGCCCCACTTCGCCGCCTGGACGGCCCAGGCCAGGCAGGCCGAGGACCTCGGGTTCGACACCTTCCTCGCCACCGATCCCGTCGGGACCGCCGACCCCTTCGTGCTCCTCGGGGCCGCCGCCGCGGTCACTCGGCGGCTGAAGCTCGGCACCTTCGTCCTCGCCGACCCCTTCCGGGACCCGCGGGCTCTCGGCTGGCAGGCGCAAACCCTCCACCAGCTGTCCCGTGGTCGCTTCGAACTCGGGCTCGGGGTCGGACGGCCGGGAGCCGAGGAGCAGGCGAAGCAGCTCGGCCGGGAGTTCCCCTCTCCGGGTGAGCGCGTCACACGGATGGCCGAGACCATCGCGCACCTCAAGCGCACGGCCGACCGGCCGCCGTTGGTGGTTGCCGGCGGGGGGCCGAAAATGCTCGCGCTCGCCGCGCAAGAAGCCGACACCGTCACGTTCACCTGGGCGCCGAAAACCACCGAAGCCGAAGCTGAGTCCATTGTGGATCGATTCCGAACGCTCGCCGGTTCGCGGTTGCCGGACATCGAGCTGGGGCTGAACCTCATGGCTGTCGGTGACCGGCCGTCGCCGGGAATCGCGCGGTGGGCTGGGGTCGACGTCCCCGAGCTCGCCGCGGGCGGTGCGGTGACCGTGCTCCCCGAGGACCTGAATCGAGCCACGGAAAGGCTTCTCCGCTGGCGGGAGCGGTGGGGGATTTCCTACGTCACGATCAACTCCGGCTACGCGGAACCGTTCGCCGCGATCGCCGCGAAGGTGCGCACGGCAGGTGGGTGAGTGGTCTTCCGATCTTGCGAACCTGCGCCTACGCTCCAATGTTCGTATTCGGGAGTGCTTCGGAGCGTAGTGATGACCGGTCAGCGAACACGCACGATCGACCGGGGGGAACAGGCGGAGCTGAGCCAGCTGCTCGCCGCGGGCCCGTTCGACGTGGCCTTGCGGGCCGCGATCCGGGCCCGCGGGCTCGGGCTGGACCGGATCCGCTATCGCTTGCGCGGCAGGGGAACCACGGTCAGCCTGGCCACCCTCAGCCACTGGCAGTCCGGGCGGTGCCGTCCGGAGCGCGCGGAATCGTTGGAGGCCTTGCGGAATCTCGAGGACATCTTGAACGTGCCCGACGGCTCGCTCAGCAAGCTCCTCGGGCCGCCGCGGGGAAGAACCCGCTTCCACGCCCAGCCGCCGCCGCTCAACTGAGCGGCAGCAAGGAAAACCGGGTCACGTAGGCTCGCGGCCATGCGAGCTGTCGTGATCGAAGAGTTCGGCGCCCCGCCCGTCGTGCGGGACGTGCCGGAGCCGGTGGCGCCGCCGGGTGGCGTGGTGATCGAGGTCGACGCGACCGGCGTGTGCCGCAGTGACTGGCACACCTGGCAGGGCCACGACGCCGCCGTGACGCTGCCGCACGTCGCCGGCCACGAGCTCGCCGGCCGGGTCGTCGCGCTCGGCGAGGGCGTGCGCGGGTGGGCGCTCGGTGCCCGCGTCACCGTGCCGTTCGTCTGCGCGTGCGGGACGTGCGCCCAGTGCGCGCGCGGTGACCAGCAGATCTGCGACCGCGAGTTCCAGCCCGGCGCGACGCACTGGGGTTCCTTCGCCGAGCGCGTCGCCATCGGGCACGCCGAGACGAACCTGGTGGCGCTGCCGGACTCGATGGGCGCCGCCGAAGCCGCCGCGCTCGGCTGCCGGTTCGGCACGGCGTTCCGCGCGGTGCTGCGGCAGGGCGGGGTGCGCGCGGGGCAGTGGGTCTCGGTGTACGGCTGCGGCGGCGTCGGGATCTCCGCCGTCCTGCTGGCCGTCGCGGCCGGCGCCCGGGTGGTCGCCGTCGACGTCTCGCCGCCGGCGCTGGAGCTCGCGGCGAAGTCGGGTGCGGCGCTGACCGTCGACGCGTCGGCGTTCGACGGCCCGGAAGCCGTCGCCGAGCACGTGCGCGAGCTGACCGGCGGTGGCACGCACGTCTCGCTCGACTGCCTCGGCTCGCCCTCGACGTGCGCCGCGTCCGTGGGCAGCCTCCGCAAGCGCGGGCGCCACGTCCAGGCCGGGCTGATGCCGCCCGCGCAGGGCGTCGCGCCGATCCCGATGCACCGGGTCATCGGCGGCGAGCTGGAGCTGGTCGGCATCCACGGGCTCCAGGCCCACGAGTACCCGGAGCTGCTGCGCGTCGTCGAGACGGCGGGGATCGACCTCGCCGCGCTGATCGGACGGCGGATCGGGCTCGGCGACGTCCCGGCCGCGCTGGCCGAGATGAACGACCCCGTGCCGGGCCGCGCGGGCGTCACCGTCGTGACGTTCGGTGACTGATCCGCCCCGCCGCGGTCAAGTGACCCAGTCGTAGCTGATCCACGCTGGCGTTGTGACATTCAGGTGTGGCAACGTCTAGTTCATGGTGGCCCAGGGCGAGGGGTTTCGGCCGCAGGAGCGTCCCGTTGGTCCGTTGGGACGTCTCCTGCGGCAGTTCGCCGCCGCGGATGTCACGTTCCGCGGTCACCACCTCGTGCCCTCGGCGATCACCGAACGTGCGCGGCGGGAGCTTCCGGCACAATCGAGGTGATGGACGCCCTCCTCCCGCGCCCGCGCGCCGAGATCGCGCCCGGCGCCGTGCACCTGCCCGACTGGCTCGGCTTCGACGAGCAGCGCGAGTTCGTGGCGGCCTGCCGCGGCTGGTCCGGCTACCGCCACACCCGTCTGCCGAACGGCGGCGTGATGTCGGTGAAGTCCGTCTGCCTCGGCTGGCACTGGTACCCGTACGGCTACTCGCGCACCACCGCGGAGGGAACGCCGGTGCTGCCGTTCCCGGCCTGGCTGGGCGACCTGGGCCGCCGCGCGCTGGCGGCCGCGACCGGTGAGCAGGCGTACGAGCCGGACATCGCGCTGGTCAACTTCTACGACGCCACCGCGAAGATGGGGCTGCACCAGGACAAGGACGAGCGCAGCCTGGCCCCGGTGGTCTCGTTCAGCCTCGGCGACGCGTGCGTGTTCCGCTTCGGCAACACCGAGACACGCGGCAAGCCCTACACCGACGTCGAACTCCGCTCCGGCGACGTCTTCGTGTTCGGCGGCCCGTCCCGGCTGGCCTACCACGGCGTCCCGAAGACGTTGCCCGGCACGGCCGATCCGGCACTCGGCTTGACCGGCCGGCTGAACATCACGCTGCGGGTGTCCGGGCTCTAGTCCTCAGTGGACTCATCGTCGTCGTCCTCCGGCACGACGACGAGCCGGACGGCGATCGCGCGCGAGCCTTCGGGGTGCTGCCCCGGCTCGGTCACGTACTTCCACACCAGGTTCTGGTACTCCTCGACGAACGACGCGATCTGCTCCTTCGTCAGGTGCAGTCCGGAGCGGTAGATCTGGTTCCAGCCGGCCGCGCTGTCGTAGCCCGCGTACGCGCGCGTGACCAGGCCCAGGTCGTGGCTCATCTTCAGTGCGCCCAGCTTCAACGCCGCTTCGCGCTCGTCGGGCGTC
Coding sequences within:
- a CDS encoding ArsR/SmtB family transcription factor — encoded protein: MVQRPEKRVLTGPDLKAFSKALASPVRRDILSYLGKHGEANSTSVAKALGESTGTTSYHLRKLADLDLITELESRGDGRERWWKSLMKDIYTPPGLDLTPDEREAALKLGALKMSHDLGLVTRAYAGYDSAAGWNQIYRSGLHLTKEQIASFVEEYQNLVWKYVTEPGQHPEGSRAIAVRLVVVPEDDDDESTED
- a CDS encoding zinc-binding dehydrogenase yields the protein MRAVVIEEFGAPPVVRDVPEPVAPPGGVVIEVDATGVCRSDWHTWQGHDAAVTLPHVAGHELAGRVVALGEGVRGWALGARVTVPFVCACGTCAQCARGDQQICDREFQPGATHWGSFAERVAIGHAETNLVALPDSMGAAEAAALGCRFGTAFRAVLRQGGVRAGQWVSVYGCGGVGISAVLLAVAAGARVVAVDVSPPALELAAKSGAALTVDASAFDGPEAVAEHVRELTGGGTHVSLDCLGSPSTCAASVGSLRKRGRHVQAGLMPPAQGVAPIPMHRVIGGELELVGIHGLQAHEYPELLRVVETAGIDLAALIGRRIGLGDVPAALAEMNDPVPGRAGVTVVTFGD
- a CDS encoding transcriptional regulator, coding for MTGQRTRTIDRGEQAELSQLLAAGPFDVALRAAIRARGLGLDRIRYRLRGRGTTVSLATLSHWQSGRCRPERAESLEALRNLEDILNVPDGSLSKLLGPPRGRTRFHAQPPPLN
- a CDS encoding alpha-ketoglutarate-dependent dioxygenase AlkB family protein, with the protein product MDALLPRPRAEIAPGAVHLPDWLGFDEQREFVAACRGWSGYRHTRLPNGGVMSVKSVCLGWHWYPYGYSRTTAEGTPVLPFPAWLGDLGRRALAAATGEQAYEPDIALVNFYDATAKMGLHQDKDERSLAPVVSFSLGDACVFRFGNTETRGKPYTDVELRSGDVFVFGGPSRLAYHGVPKTLPGTADPALGLTGRLNITLRVSGL
- a CDS encoding LLM class flavin-dependent oxidoreductase; the protein is MKPFRFGVVAGFAPHFAAWTAQARQAEDLGFDTFLATDPVGTADPFVLLGAAAAVTRRLKLGTFVLADPFRDPRALGWQAQTLHQLSRGRFELGLGVGRPGAEEQAKQLGREFPSPGERVTRMAETIAHLKRTADRPPLVVAGGGPKMLALAAQEADTVTFTWAPKTTEAEAESIVDRFRTLAGSRLPDIELGLNLMAVGDRPSPGIARWAGVDVPELAAGGAVTVLPEDLNRATERLLRWRERWGISYVTINSGYAEPFAAIAAKVRTAGG
- a CDS encoding metal-dependent transcriptional regulator, producing the protein MGDGSVRRSSSVEDYVRVIYGLVERGEAVTNTSLAGRLEVSPSSASGMVTKLSQLGLVTHVPYRGIELTADGRLLARSVLRRHRLIETYLVSELGYTWDEVHAEADALEHAVSDRLVERIAAKLGNPVRDPHGDPIPAPDGSVEELPVRILDDLPPGAVGEIVRVWDTDPELLRYLTEHAINLGERIEVVERQPFGGPMVVKVGSPPDAATHAIGKEIAQALSVTLR